A DNA window from Thermosynechococcaceae cyanobacterium Okahandja contains the following coding sequences:
- a CDS encoding type II toxin-antitoxin system VapC family toxin yields the protein MSGRFLLDTNIVIALFADDVTVKDHLVQASEVFIPSIVIGELYYGARKSGRVSANLARVDELVAASAILVCDTGTAQHYGEVKNRLKLRGRPLPENDVWVAAFALQHDLILVTRDAHFQEVEALNVTTW from the coding sequence ATGAGTGGTAGGTTTTTACTCGATACCAACATCGTTATTGCTCTGTTTGCAGATGATGTGACAGTCAAAGATCACCTTGTTCAAGCCAGTGAGGTTTTTATTCCAAGTATTGTGATTGGTGAGCTATACTACGGTGCCAGAAAATCAGGCCGAGTTAGTGCCAACTTAGCCAGAGTGGATGAACTCGTTGCCGCCAGTGCAATACTAGTGTGCGATACAGGCACCGCCCAGCACTATGGCGAAGTCAAAAATAGGTTGAAGCTCAGGGGACGTCCGTTGCCGGAAAACGATGTCTGGGTAGCCGCATTTGCCCTACAGCACGACCTAATCCTAGTCACACGTGATGCTCATTTTCAAGAGGTAGAGGCTCTGAACGTAACGACGTGGTGA
- a CDS encoding DUF370 domain-containing protein — MLNVGFGNYVAPSRVLAIVSPDSAPIKRLIMEARQQQHLIDVTHGRRTRAVLMLDNATIVLSALHPETLASRLSQPPPT; from the coding sequence ATGCTCAATGTTGGGTTTGGTAACTATGTAGCGCCCAGTCGGGTGTTGGCGATCGTCAGCCCCGACTCCGCGCCCATCAAGCGCCTGATCATGGAAGCGCGACAGCAGCAGCACCTCATTGATGTCACCCATGGACGGCGCACACGAGCCGTACTAATGTTAGACAACGCCACCATTGTTCTGTCTGCCCTGCATCCAGAAACCTTGGCCAGCCGCCTGAGCCAACCCCCACCCACATAG
- the carB gene encoding carbamoyl-phosphate synthase large subunit, whose translation MPRRTDISKILIIGSGPIVIGQACEFDYSGTQACKALREEGYEVVLINSNPATIMTDPETADRTYIEPLTPEIVEKVIAAERPDALLPTMGGQTALNLAVMLAKSGVLERYGVELIGAKLPAIEMAEDRKLFKEAMQRIGVGVCPSGLANTLEEARAIAQQIGVYPLIIRPAFTLGGTGGGIAYNQEEFEEIAMAGLDASPVSQILIEQSLIGWKEYELEVMRDMADNVVIICSIENLDPMGVHTGDSITVAPAQTLTDKEYQRLRDASIKIIREIGVETGGSNIQFAVNPETGEVIVIEMNPRVSRSSALASKATGFPIAKMAAKLAVGYTLPEIPNDITKKTPASFEPTIDYVVTKIPRFAFEKFPGSQPVLTTQMKSVGEAMAIGRTFQESLQKALRSLETGRAGWGCDRPEKLPSLEQLRGKLRTPNPERIFAIRHAFLLGMSVEEIYELTAIDPWFLRQMQGLLETEKLLKRTKLEQLTAADLWQIKQQGFSDAQIAYATKTTDDQVRAYRQSLGVVPVYKTVDTCAAEFEAYTPYYYSAYEQPTERINLDTGELEVQPPESEVLPPKKPRVMILGSGPNRIGQGIEFDYCCCHASYALQADGYETIMVNSNPETVSTDYDTSDRLYFEPLTKEDVLNIIEVERPVGIIIQFGGQTPLKLALPLQTYLSEHGEALGTKIWGTSPDSIDIAEDRERFEKILRHLDIPQPPNGTARSYSEALTIAQRISYPVVVRPSYVLGGRAMEIVYSDAELERYMTEAVQVEPDRPILIDKYLENAIEVDVDAIADATGAVVIGGIMEHIEQAGIHSGDSACSLPCQSLSPQVLQTIRTWSMALAKALKVVGLMNLQLAVQGDQVYILEANPRASRTVPFVSKAIGIPLAKIAARLMSGKTLAELNLLSETIPNHVAVKEAVLPFEKFAGTDTVLGPEMRSTGEAMGIDLDFGTAFAKSQFSANQKLPLSGTVFVSMSDRDKAAIVPVVQELQSLGFRIIATEGTRNALMEAGLEGIELILKLHEGRPNVLDAIKNEQIDLILNTPSGEEARADGRLIRRTALAYKIPIVTTIAGAKATAAAIKTLQTSELSVRALQDYHSA comes from the coding sequence ATGCCCCGTCGTACAGATATTTCTAAAATCCTGATTATTGGTTCTGGTCCGATTGTCATTGGTCAAGCCTGTGAGTTTGACTATTCCGGTACCCAAGCCTGTAAGGCGCTGCGGGAGGAAGGGTATGAGGTGGTTTTAATTAACTCCAATCCGGCAACGATCATGACGGATCCGGAAACCGCGGATCGCACCTATATTGAACCGCTCACCCCTGAGATCGTAGAAAAGGTGATTGCTGCCGAGCGACCCGATGCCCTGCTGCCGACAATGGGCGGCCAAACGGCGCTGAACTTGGCGGTAATGTTGGCCAAGTCAGGGGTTCTGGAGCGCTACGGTGTGGAGTTAATTGGTGCTAAGCTCCCGGCCATTGAAATGGCGGAGGATCGCAAGCTCTTTAAGGAGGCGATGCAGCGTATTGGCGTGGGGGTGTGTCCTTCCGGTTTGGCCAATACCCTCGAAGAGGCACGGGCGATCGCCCAACAAATTGGCGTGTATCCCCTAATTATTCGCCCCGCCTTTACCCTCGGTGGCACGGGGGGCGGCATTGCCTATAACCAAGAGGAATTTGAAGAAATTGCCATGGCCGGTCTCGATGCTAGTCCGGTGTCGCAAATTTTAATTGAGCAGTCCCTCATTGGCTGGAAAGAGTACGAACTAGAAGTGATGCGGGACATGGCGGACAATGTGGTGATTATCTGCTCGATTGAAAACCTTGATCCGATGGGGGTGCACACGGGCGACTCCATTACCGTCGCGCCTGCCCAGACCCTCACGGATAAGGAGTACCAGCGGCTGCGGGATGCCTCAATTAAGATCATTCGCGAAATTGGCGTGGAAACGGGGGGATCAAACATTCAGTTTGCCGTTAACCCGGAAACGGGTGAGGTGATTGTCATTGAAATGAACCCACGGGTCTCCCGCTCGTCGGCTCTGGCCTCGAAAGCCACTGGGTTTCCAATTGCCAAAATGGCCGCCAAGTTAGCGGTAGGCTACACGCTGCCGGAGATCCCCAACGACATCACGAAGAAAACCCCAGCTAGCTTTGAACCCACCATTGACTACGTGGTCACTAAAATTCCTCGCTTTGCCTTTGAAAAGTTTCCGGGATCGCAGCCGGTCTTGACCACGCAAATGAAATCTGTCGGTGAGGCGATGGCCATTGGCCGCACGTTTCAAGAATCGTTACAAAAAGCCTTGCGTTCCTTGGAAACGGGTCGAGCCGGTTGGGGGTGCGATCGCCCCGAGAAACTGCCGAGCCTAGAGCAACTGCGGGGCAAACTGCGGACACCCAATCCCGAGCGTATCTTTGCTATCCGCCATGCCTTTTTGCTGGGGATGAGCGTCGAGGAAATCTACGAACTCACCGCCATTGATCCGTGGTTTCTGCGCCAGATGCAGGGGCTACTCGAGACCGAAAAGTTGCTCAAGCGCACCAAGCTCGAGCAGTTAACCGCTGCGGATCTGTGGCAAATCAAGCAGCAGGGTTTTAGCGATGCCCAAATTGCCTACGCCACCAAAACCACCGACGATCAGGTGCGTGCCTACCGTCAATCCTTGGGGGTGGTGCCCGTCTATAAAACCGTTGATACCTGTGCCGCCGAGTTTGAAGCCTATACCCCCTACTACTACTCCGCCTACGAACAACCCACCGAGCGCATTAACTTGGATACGGGCGAACTGGAGGTACAGCCCCCCGAGTCGGAAGTGCTCCCCCCCAAAAAGCCACGGGTGATGATTCTGGGGTCAGGGCCCAACCGCATTGGTCAAGGGATTGAATTTGACTATTGCTGCTGCCATGCCTCCTACGCCCTGCAAGCGGATGGCTACGAAACCATCATGGTCAACTCAAACCCAGAAACAGTTTCTACCGACTACGACACGAGCGATCGCCTGTACTTTGAACCCCTCACCAAAGAGGATGTGCTCAACATCATTGAAGTCGAGCGCCCCGTCGGGATCATTATCCAATTTGGCGGCCAAACCCCCCTCAAGCTGGCCCTACCGCTGCAAACCTACCTGAGTGAGCACGGCGAAGCCCTAGGCACCAAAATTTGGGGCACCTCCCCGGACTCCATTGATATTGCCGAAGACCGGGAACGCTTTGAAAAAATTCTGCGGCATCTCGATATTCCTCAGCCCCCCAACGGCACAGCTCGCAGCTACAGCGAAGCCCTCACCATTGCCCAGCGCATTAGCTATCCGGTCGTGGTGCGCCCCAGCTACGTCTTGGGCGGTCGAGCCATGGAAATTGTCTATTCCGATGCCGAACTTGAACGCTACATGACCGAAGCGGTACAGGTGGAACCCGATCGCCCCATCCTCATTGATAAATACCTCGAAAATGCCATTGAAGTGGATGTGGATGCCATTGCCGATGCCACCGGAGCCGTAGTCATTGGCGGCATTATGGAGCACATCGAACAAGCGGGGATTCACTCCGGCGACTCCGCCTGTAGCTTGCCCTGCCAGTCCCTTAGCCCCCAAGTGCTACAGACCATCCGCACTTGGAGTATGGCCCTTGCCAAAGCCCTCAAGGTGGTTGGCCTAATGAACTTACAGTTGGCCGTCCAAGGGGATCAGGTTTATATCCTTGAAGCGAACCCCCGCGCCTCACGCACGGTGCCCTTTGTCTCCAAGGCCATTGGTATTCCCTTAGCCAAAATTGCCGCTCGCCTCATGTCCGGTAAAACCTTGGCAGAGCTAAATCTCCTGAGCGAAACCATCCCGAACCACGTGGCGGTTAAGGAAGCGGTACTCCCCTTTGAAAAATTTGCTGGAACCGATACCGTGCTCGGTCCGGAAATGCGCTCCACCGGTGAGGCCATGGGCATTGACTTGGATTTTGGCACCGCCTTTGCCAAGTCCCAGTTCTCAGCAAATCAAAAGCTACCCCTCAGCGGCACCGTGTTTGTCTCCATGAGCGATCGCGACAAGGCTGCCATTGTCCCCGTCGTACAGGAATTACAGTCCCTTGGTTTTCGGATCATTGCCACCGAAGGCACCCGCAATGCCCTGATGGAGGCGGGCCTAGAGGGGATTGAGCTGATTCTGAAACTGCACGAAGGGCGACCCAATGTTCTTGACGCCATTAAGAATGAGCAGATTGATCTCATTCTGAATACTCCCTCTGGCGAAGAAGCCCGCGCCGATGGTCGCCTCATCCGCCGCACCGCCTTGGCCTACAAAATCCCCATTGTGACCACCATCGCCGGTGCCAAAGCTACCGCAGCGGCGATCAAAACCCTGCAAACCTCAGAACTGAGCGTGCGTGCCCTGCAAGACTATCACTCTGCCTAA
- a CDS encoding pentapeptide repeat-containing protein encodes MLDIETCYRVLELEPGATLEDVNRAYRDLVFIWHPDRIPKDNVRLVEKAQEKIKQINDARDQLRQHIHKYGSQATARPNQRQSYRQASTTTTANPPREYRSSYHYQSNPYAYRSYHTSHEEQHSSGYSSSGYSQRHNHTYGTYTRQRTAAPPPPEPPRTTPPHKDMSGVNLQGANLSEKDFEGRNLSHANLSYADLSDAFLHRVILHRANLRHANLFRANLLQADLSYADLQEANLIGADLSGADLRGADLRGAKMSQGNRLLVKLTGARLSGAIMPDGHVHA; translated from the coding sequence ATGCTCGATATAGAGACATGTTACCGGGTACTGGAGCTAGAACCGGGGGCAACCCTAGAGGACGTGAACCGTGCTTATCGGGATCTCGTGTTCATTTGGCATCCGGATCGCATCCCCAAAGATAACGTGCGCTTGGTGGAAAAAGCCCAAGAAAAAATTAAGCAAATTAACGACGCTCGCGATCAACTGCGGCAGCACATTCACAAGTACGGTAGCCAAGCAACGGCGCGGCCAAATCAGCGGCAGAGTTATCGCCAAGCAAGCACTACCACCACAGCCAACCCACCGCGGGAGTATCGCAGTAGTTACCATTACCAGTCTAATCCTTACGCCTACCGCAGTTACCACACCTCCCACGAGGAACAGCACAGTAGTGGTTATAGTAGCAGCGGCTACTCGCAGCGGCACAACCACACCTATGGCACCTACACTCGCCAACGAACTGCCGCCCCACCCCCACCGGAACCGCCCCGCACCACCCCGCCCCACAAGGATATGTCGGGGGTCAACCTCCAGGGGGCAAACCTGAGTGAAAAAGATTTTGAAGGCCGCAACCTCAGCCATGCCAACCTGAGCTATGCCGACCTGAGTGATGCCTTTTTGCACCGGGTGATATTACACCGTGCTAATTTACGCCATGCCAATCTCTTTCGGGCGAATTTATTACAGGCGGACCTCAGCTACGCGGACTTGCAAGAGGCCAACCTGATTGGTGCGGATCTTAGCGGTGCGGATCTGCGCGGTGCAGATCTGCGGGGCGCCAAAATGAGTCAGGGGAATCGACTGCTGGTGAAACTCACCGGTGCCCGCCTTAGCGGTGCCATTATGCCTGATGGCCATGTGCACGCCTAG
- a CDS encoding homoserine dehydrogenase, whose amino-acid sequence MTYQVGLLGLGTVGGGVAQILMDPTGRHPLLKELAIARVGVRDPAKPRAVSLDPACLTTDLEAIVSDPAIDIVVEVLGGIEPARSLILKAIAHGKHIVTANKAVIARHGAEIFDAATAQGVYVMLEAAVAGGIPVIQALKQSLGANRIHTVTGILNGTTNYILTRMEQERGDFAPILADAQRLGYAEADPSADIDGLDAADKIAILASLAFGGRIPRDQVYCEGIRHVTAADIAYADKLGFRIKLLAIAHQAADQPLEVRVHPTLVPLDHPLAGVSGVFNAILLEATPLGQVMFSGPGAGAGATASAVVADLINIAALLPQGRANHPLLTCQHDRVVPLLPITNVNSRFYARVHAQDHPGVLGKLGTCFGNHNVSLESLVQIGAHHELAEIVIVTHQVREGEFRQAMAEISSMPDIEAIPSILRVLGDSV is encoded by the coding sequence GTGACGTATCAAGTGGGTTTACTGGGGTTGGGCACAGTGGGAGGGGGCGTTGCCCAAATTCTCATGGATCCCACCGGACGGCACCCCCTCCTCAAGGAACTGGCGATCGCCCGCGTGGGGGTGCGAGATCCGGCAAAGCCTCGGGCAGTGTCCCTGGATCCGGCGTGTCTGACAACCGACCTCGAGGCGATCGTTAGTGATCCGGCAATTGATATTGTGGTCGAGGTCTTAGGGGGGATTGAACCGGCGCGATCGCTCATTCTCAAAGCCATTGCCCACGGCAAACATATTGTGACGGCCAACAAAGCCGTGATTGCCCGCCATGGGGCAGAAATTTTTGATGCCGCCACGGCGCAAGGGGTCTATGTCATGCTCGAGGCCGCCGTCGCTGGCGGTATTCCCGTCATTCAGGCGCTTAAGCAAAGCCTCGGGGCCAATCGCATCCATACGGTGACGGGTATTCTGAACGGCACCACTAACTACATCCTCACCCGCATGGAACAGGAGCGGGGGGACTTTGCCCCCATCTTGGCCGATGCCCAGCGCCTAGGCTATGCCGAAGCGGATCCGAGTGCCGATATTGATGGCCTAGATGCCGCCGATAAAATTGCCATTCTGGCGAGCTTGGCCTTTGGTGGTCGCATTCCGCGGGATCAGGTCTATTGTGAAGGCATTCGCCACGTCACAGCCGCCGATATTGCCTACGCCGATAAGTTGGGCTTTCGGATTAAACTGCTGGCGATCGCCCACCAAGCAGCAGATCAGCCCCTAGAAGTTCGGGTACACCCCACCCTTGTGCCCCTTGACCATCCCCTTGCGGGGGTGAGCGGAGTGTTTAACGCCATCCTGCTCGAGGCCACCCCCCTTGGCCAAGTCATGTTCTCTGGGCCTGGGGCGGGCGCGGGAGCCACCGCTAGCGCCGTTGTCGCCGATCTCATTAACATTGCCGCCCTGCTTCCTCAAGGGCGAGCCAACCATCCCCTGCTCACCTGCCAGCACGATCGCGTTGTGCCCCTGTTACCCATCACCAACGTCAACAGCCGCTTTTATGCCCGCGTCCATGCCCAAGATCACCCGGGTGTTCTCGGTAAATTAGGCACCTGTTTTGGCAACCATAACGTCAGCCTTGAATCCTTGGTGCAAATTGGGGCGCATCACGAACTTGCCGAAATTGTCATTGTCACCCATCAAGTGCGCGAAGGGGAATTCCGGCAGGCCATGGCCGAAATTAGTAGTATGCCCGATATTGAAGCCATCCCCTCTATTTTGCGCGTGTTGGGGGACTCGGTTTAG